DNA sequence from the Falco peregrinus isolate bFalPer1 chromosome 1, bFalPer1.pri, whole genome shotgun sequence genome:
ATAGCCCCGAGGCCAGGCCCGGTCGCCCCACAATAGCCCAGTCACGCCCCCCCATAGCCCTGGGGACCGGCCCAGTTGCCCCCCCCATAATCTAGTGGCCACCCATATCCCCAGGGTCAGGCCTGGTTGTCCCCCTCATAGCCGGGTGGTCCCCCACAGCCCCGGGGACAGGCCGAGTCTTCCCCCCATAGCCCAGTCCCACCCATGTAGCCCTGGGGACAGGCCCAGTTGCTCCCTCCCCATAGACAAGTGGCCCCCCCACACCCCTAGGGACAGGCCCAGTCGCGTCGCCCCCCCCCATAGCCCAGTGGCCCCCTGTAGCCCcggggccaggctggggtgcCGGCCGTCCTGAGCATGACGCAGGTGTGTGGCCCCGCTGGCTCCCTGGGGTCGGTGCCCCCGCGCAGCCCCCACCGACATGGCGCTGCAGAGCTCATTGGTTTATTACGCAGGATCACACCcggcaggagctgtgggtgccATATCCCCGGGGCgtgcagagccccctgccccgggctggggagggggcacagccgcGTCTGGCCGCCCTGCAGCACCTGCTTCGCAGGCAAGCCCTGCCCAAGGGACGGGCGCTGTCGGTGGGATGGATCCAGGCACACGGGGCTGGCGGGCGGCTGCCCTCAGCCCGGTGCTCCCCCTCACCGGTGTCTCTTGCGGATGACGGTGAGGTCCTGGTGGATGGTGCTGAAGCTGGGCCGCTTGCGGGGGTCATACTCCCAGCACCGCTGCATTAGCCGGTACACCTCCTCGGGGCACTGCTCCGGGGGGTCCAGCCGCATGCCTGGGGTGGGGACATGGCAGCCCCAGCCACTGGCCCCTCGCCACCCCCAGCCTCATCCTGCCTGTCCCACGggctcagctgcagagccatTGTGCCAGACCCACCACCCCGCAGTGACCTTCAAGACCCAGACCCTGGCCACGTCCCTTACCCTGCTCCACCGCCTCTCGCGTCTGCTGGTTGCTGAGGTTGGCATAGGGGATGGCGCCCAGGCTGAAGGCTTCCCACAGCAGGATCCCGAAGCTCCAGACATCGCTCTCTGAGCTGTATCGGCCTGAGGACACAGGGCGGGACAGGTGCTGCTGGCCGGGACACCCACGgcactgctgccctggctgtgcctgtgctcaTGAGGGCTGGGGTGCCCCAGGTGtcgctgcctccctccccaggaCCAGGCTcatgggagcagggcagggtgcccCACgctcctggctcccagctgtgccataggtctgccaggctgtgcccgGCTCCATCCCGTACCATAATTAAGTGCTTCAGGCGCGGTCCACTTGACAGGGATCTGCTTCATCCCCCCTGTGGAGGCATAGacaccatcctcctcctcccgcgACATCCCAAAGTCACTGATCTTCAGGGTGTTCTTCTCTGTCACCAGGCAGTTGCGAGCAGCCAGGTCCCTGGGATGGCCCAGAGCCATCAGCCGTGtgcccagctgtccccagggaCCCCTGCTTGGCACAGGACAGGGGGCAGCGAGGGCTCCAGGGTTCACCCTGCCTGGCCTGGTGCCCACCCACGCTGCCAGAGCCCACCTGTGGATGCAGTGCTTGCTCTCCAAGTACTCCATGCCAGCAGCAGCGTTCTCTGTCATCTTGATCAGCTCCTTCACCCGCAGGTGGGGCCCCTCGCTGCGCAGGAAGCTCAGGAAGTCCCCCCCTGCACCCAGATTTGGGGAGCTGGTGGGTGGCTGCCCTGGCACTCCATGGGGAGCTGGCACCGGCTGCAGGGTGCCCCAGCGGCACGGGGGCTGCAGGATGAGGCCACTCACCCTGCACCAGCTCCATGACGATGTAAATGGGCTGCTTCTGGGTGCAGACACCGATGAGCCGGACGATGTTCGGGTGGTTGTACTGCTTGAGGATCCTGTAGGGATGAGGAAGGGCACTGTGAGTGCACGGGGGGCATGGCTGCCCTTGGCACAGGCCACGTCTGTGCCGTGCCCAGCACACTCTGACCGGCCAGCCTGGGGGGACAGCCTTCAGCACAAAGATGCTGCAGGCCCAGTGGGATTTGAACAGCTCCACGTTCTGAGGATGGACAGATGGGTTGGGACAAGCACGATGGCCACACAGACCTGGCTTCCTGCAGGAACTTGGCCTTGAGTTCGGATGGGAGGGTTTCCCGGCAGGATTTCACAGCAACGGGGGTGTTGTCAGCACGCAGTCGGCCACTGAACACCTCCCCAAAGTTACCCTGCCAAGAGACGGGTGCACTGACCCAGCTTGCTGCAGCATGGCCCGAGGCAACCCCTGCCCACTCGCAGATGCCTTGGGGACAGCCCTGTTCCTCCTGCAGACCCCCTGGgacagccctgccctcccccagaCCCCAGGCCAGCAGGGACCAGAGCACCCTGACTCACGCGGCCGATGCGCTCCCCCAGCAGCACGTCCTCATGGTTGAGCACCCATTTGTCCTGCATGGAGCAGACACCAGAGGTGGtgaggcagcccccagcctgtcccaggctcacagctgcccagctgtgggcaggaggaagggctgggcagggcttcCCTGTGCGCAGGGGTCTCgtccccctccccactgcccaccGTCACCTtgggcacagccctggccaggATGATCCCGCTTTTCCGAGTGAtgggctgctggctctgcaggaggtTCTTGATGAGCAGCGGGATGGTGGGGAAGCCCTCCCCCTCCAGCCGGTacatgttctgtggggaggggagcTGAGGGGTTGTGCCTGCACGCACGCATGGGTATGCTCACGAGGGCTGGGGTGCGTAGGTGTGCATGCATGGGTGAGTATGCACGAGCACAGATGGCACAGgccatgcacacacacccaGCAGGGCAAGCACACACACGTGTGAGTTACATGCACGATGCAGGGCTCACACCCCACACTCCACGCTTAGCCCATGCAAGGACGGGCGTGCACAGCTTGTACTATAAGCACACGTCCCGTGCACTCACACCAGGGGCCCTGcggctgcagagccaggggctgtgcctgggcaggGTCCCCACCTGCCCATGCAGGGCCACCCCTGGCCAtctcccccagcctgtggtTACTCACGTCAGCAGCCTGGATGATAAAGTGCCGGGGCTGCCCATCCCACAGCACGCTGAGCACGTACTCCTGCTTGCCCTGGCTCTCCCGCACTAGGAAGTCCCCattgcagctcagcagctcctgcacctCCGAGCGCGGGATGGCCCCGTGGTACCAGACCTGCTGGCACAGCGGCTTCTGCACCTCCGGGATAAGGGGTACGGGGGGCGGCAGCTGGATGGAGACAGGGGTGAGCCCAGCCGTGCCTCCGGGATGTGCCGGAGGTGGGGGCAGCAGTAATGCCTGGAagctgtgcccagggcagggggaacaGAGCCTGGAGGGACTGGAAtatggaggggagggggctgtggggccagagaggggagggcagcaggtgctgggcGGCCAGGAGgctcagcagggcagctgggtgggagagCAGGGTGGTCAAAGGTGCCCAGGGACTCACCGAGTACTTGGGGCTGAAGATGCCCGAGATGTGGTTCTTGAGGGTCTCCAGCGCCGTGGCCCCGCTCCGCTCCTGCTCCTGGGGAGAGGCATAAGCTGTGCTCTGGCTGGGGGGTGACCCGAggccagcatccctgcagaTCCCGGGGGCACGGTGGGGCAGGACTCACCACGGAGGAGACCGACTGCCGGTCATCCTGCaggggcagggcgggcaggggctCCCCGGTACCCAGCTCCGCCAGCTTCCCGGCCAGCAGGTCCCGCTGCGCCTGCAGCTTGGCCTGGGTGCAGAGGCAGCCCTcgagctgctgctgtgcctcctgcagcccctgccgcTTGCCCAGCAAGTGCACCCTGGGGACGGGACAGGGTGGTCAGCCCccgccacccccagcccctcgccccCCCGCCCATCACACCTCACCGCTCCCCAGGGCTCCGGCCCTGCTCCTCGCCCCGGATCTCCGCCTGCAGCTCCCGCACCCGCTGCTCCTTGCTGCTCACAGCTTCCACGGCAGCAGCCAGCTCGTCCTCAACCGATGTCAGGCTACAAGAGACACAGGTGCTGGATGGTGCTGAGCCGCTCTGCTGGTGGCGGTGGCCCCTGCCCACGGCCCAGCCCTGCTCACGAGTGCTGGACGCTCTCGACAGTCAGTTCATTCAGCTGCAGCTCCCCCGGTGCCAGGCTCTCGGTCTCCTCCAGCAAGCTCTCGTCAAAGGACACAGCTGGTGGCACCTCGGAGCTGTACCTGTGGGCACCCAGCGTGGCTCTGCCTCCcacctgccctgtgctggccaCCGGCACCTGTGCCCAGCAGGACCGTGCCCAGCAAAGAGGTTGCAGCCGTGCAGGGCCATACCTGTGGTTCTGGATGAAGCTGCTGTACTCAGTGGCCGGGTCGATGGCCTGGATGGCACTGGCAATTTCCTGGTGCGCGGCCAGCATGTCCTCCTGCACCAGGCTGCTGATGCTATAGTACTCCCTGAGTATCTCCTTCCTGCGGGGACACGGGTGCTGGGGACTGCCAGGctcctgtgccccccagcccaggacACCTGTGGCCAGGTGCCACCATGCCTGCCGCAGCCCTGCCTCCTGGTCCCCAAATCTTGCGTGGCCCTGGGGGGCGTGACCGTGCGGGCTGCGGCACGAGGGGCAGTGGGTACAGGGGCAGGCGATGGGGCAGAGAAGCTGCATGTGGCTGGTGGGGctctggcaggaggagggagcacAACTGGTTCTTGAGGGGCCATAGGGGTGCCCAGGGATGGGCAGCAGGGCtcaaggcaggcagggctcttACAGGACGAGgaccatctcctgctgcaggctgtagAGGGACTGGTGTAGGCTGGGCAGTGCCCgctggtagtggtggtggtggtggaatgTGGCCGCCTGCACAGCCAGCACATACTGGTTGTGCAGGGCATAGAGCTTCCAGAGGCTGCGCACGTACTTCTCCTTCGCCTTGTCTCGCTCTTTGTCTGGGGGAAGAGGCCATGGAAAACACCCGCTGACAGCACGCTGCCGGTCCCCGCACTGCAGCACATCCCCCTGAGCAGCCAGCAAGGGGCATGGGCATATGGCaagggtggggcagggggggtgacagggctgggacagggtcCCATGGCAAGCAGGGGGCCAGGGCCAGGGTGTTCACACACAACTCCCCCTACAAAGGGATGCTCCCAACCCACAGAACAGTGTCCCAAGGCTGTAACCCCCAGGAGTTCTTCCCAGCTCCCCggggccaggctgctgctcaccCCCAGAGCCCCACCCAGTGCAGGCTCTGCCGTGGGTCCTGCAGGGCGCAGGGTGCTTAGCCATCGCTGACCCacgaggggagctggggggacacagggacgGGGGCAGCAGGGGACCAGGCTGGCAGGCACCTTTGCTGGCCTCCTGGTACTTGCGCTTGGCCTGGGCACTGTCGCGCGCCAGGCTGCGGTACTGCGCCTTCAGcttctccatctcctgctgcGTGGTCTGGGGAGGGA
Encoded proteins:
- the FES gene encoding tyrosine-protein kinase Fes/Fps isoform X1, with protein sequence MAVWSALGFLFLPRSRSCTRSRLRQPQPQEDASTSASPTAGTLRHAQPPPARDDGAMGFGPELWCPQGHSALLRLQDSELRLLELMKKWMSQRAKSDREYAGMLHHMFSQLEKQEGPGQLRTGDQGSQIGESWWVLASQTETLSQILRRHAEELVAGPLAKLSLLIRDKQQLRKAFSEQWQQLSQEYARTTQQEMEKLKAQYRSLARDSAQAKRKYQEASKDKERDKAKEKYVRSLWKLYALHNQYVLAVQAATFHHHHHYQRALPSLHQSLYSLQQEMVLVLKEILREYYSISSLVQEDMLAAHQEIASAIQAIDPATEYSSFIQNHRYSSEVPPAVSFDESLLEETESLAPGELQLNELTVESVQHSLTSVEDELAAAVEAVSSKEQRVRELQAEIRGEEQGRSPGERVHLLGKRQGLQEAQQQLEGCLCTQAKLQAQRDLLAGKLAELGTGEPLPALPLQDDRQSVSSVEQERSGATALETLKNHISGIFSPKYSLPPPVPLIPEVQKPLCQQVWYHGAIPRSEVQELLSCNGDFLVRESQGKQEYVLSVLWDGQPRHFIIQAADNMYRLEGEGFPTIPLLIKNLLQSQQPITRKSGIILARAVPKDKWVLNHEDVLLGERIGRGNFGEVFSGRLRADNTPVAVKSCRETLPSELKAKFLQEARILKQYNHPNIVRLIGVCTQKQPIYIVMELVQGGDFLSFLRSEGPHLRVKELIKMTENAAAGMEYLESKHCIHRDLAARNCLVTEKNTLKISDFGMSREEEDGVYASTGGMKQIPVKWTAPEALNYGRYSSESDVWSFGILLWEAFSLGAIPYANLSNQQTREAVEQGMRLDPPEQCPEEVYRLMQRCWEYDPRKRPSFSTIHQDLTVIRKRHR
- the FES gene encoding tyrosine-protein kinase Fes/Fps isoform X2 — its product is MAVWSALGFLFLPRSRSCTRSRLRQPQPQEDASTSASPTAGTLRHAQPPPARDDGAMGFGPELWCPQGHSALLRLQDSELRLLELMKKWMSQRAKSDREYAGMLHHMFSQLEKQEGPGQLRTGDQGSQIGESWWVLASQTETLSQILRRHAEELVAGPLAKLSLLIRDKQQLRKAFSEQWQQLSQEYARTTQQEMEKLKAQYRSLARDSAQAKRKYQEASKDKERDKAKEKYVRSLWKLYALHNQYVLAVQAATFHHHHHYQRALPSLHQSLYSLQQEMVLVLKEILREYYSISSLVQEDMLAAHQEIASAIQAIDPATEYSSFIQNHRYSSEVPPAVSFDESLLEETESLAPGELQLNELTVESVQHSLTSVEDELAAAVEAVSSKEQRVRELQAEIRGEEQGRSPGERVHLLGKRQGLQEAQQQLEGCLCTQAKLQAQRDLLAGKLAELGTGEPLPALPLQDDRQSVSSVEQERSGATALETLKNHISGIFSPKYSVWYHGAIPRSEVQELLSCNGDFLVRESQGKQEYVLSVLWDGQPRHFIIQAADNMYRLEGEGFPTIPLLIKNLLQSQQPITRKSGIILARAVPKDKWVLNHEDVLLGERIGRGNFGEVFSGRLRADNTPVAVKSCRETLPSELKAKFLQEARILKQYNHPNIVRLIGVCTQKQPIYIVMELVQGGDFLSFLRSEGPHLRVKELIKMTENAAAGMEYLESKHCIHRDLAARNCLVTEKNTLKISDFGMSREEEDGVYASTGGMKQIPVKWTAPEALNYGRYSSESDVWSFGILLWEAFSLGAIPYANLSNQQTREAVEQGMRLDPPEQCPEEVYRLMQRCWEYDPRKRPSFSTIHQDLTVIRKRHR
- the FES gene encoding tyrosine-protein kinase Fes/Fps isoform X3, coding for MVSAGFPVPPQEPELHQVQTAPAPAPGGRQHQRQSHGGDIADSELRLLELMKKWMSQRAKSDREYAGMLHHMFSQLEKQEGPGQLRTGDQGSQIGESWWVLASQTETLSQILRRHAEELVAGPLAKLSLLIRDKQQLRKAFSEQWQQLSQEYARTTQQEMEKLKAQYRSLARDSAQAKRKYQEASKDKERDKAKEKYVRSLWKLYALHNQYVLAVQAATFHHHHHYQRALPSLHQSLYSLQQEMVLVLKEILREYYSISSLVQEDMLAAHQEIASAIQAIDPATEYSSFIQNHRYSSEVPPAVSFDESLLEETESLAPGELQLNELTVESVQHSLTSVEDELAAAVEAVSSKEQRVRELQAEIRGEEQGRSPGERVHLLGKRQGLQEAQQQLEGCLCTQAKLQAQRDLLAGKLAELGTGEPLPALPLQDDRQSVSSVEQERSGATALETLKNHISGIFSPKYSLPPPVPLIPEVQKPLCQQVWYHGAIPRSEVQELLSCNGDFLVRESQGKQEYVLSVLWDGQPRHFIIQAADNMYRLEGEGFPTIPLLIKNLLQSQQPITRKSGIILARAVPKDKWVLNHEDVLLGERIGRGNFGEVFSGRLRADNTPVAVKSCRETLPSELKAKFLQEARILKQYNHPNIVRLIGVCTQKQPIYIVMELVQGGDFLSFLRSEGPHLRVKELIKMTENAAAGMEYLESKHCIHRDLAARNCLVTEKNTLKISDFGMSREEEDGVYASTGGMKQIPVKWTAPEALNYGRYSSESDVWSFGILLWEAFSLGAIPYANLSNQQTREAVEQGMRLDPPEQCPEEVYRLMQRCWEYDPRKRPSFSTIHQDLTVIRKRHR